CTGACGCCGTGGCAGCACGTAGCGTGTGCCGTGGCGAATGAGTTCAACGCGGATTTCGGGAGGCAGCGGCGATGCCATAACGTGACAAAAGACAATGGCCGCGCTGCAAGAGTTGCAAGCCGGATTTCAGAAATCCCAGCCGTCCTGGCTGTGGAAACTCCACCAGTCGTTCTCGCTGGGCAATCCCTTGTAGCGTCCGGCGTGGCCGTCCTTGTAAACGAGGTTGATGCCCATGTTGTGCGGCATGGTGCGGAAGTCCCAGTAGGGCATCTCCCAGATGAGCACGGCGTCCTGCGGGCGCACGGATGCGCTGTCGTGCCGGCCGCTCACGGGGCGGGGCAAGTCGTAGTTGTTGATCTGGCGGTTCCAGTAGATGTGGTTCCAGACGTAAGTGTTGGTGAAGTTGGCGACCACGCGCGTCCACAGCACGTCGTTGCGGAGTTGGATGCCCTTGATGCCGCCGGCGCATTGAAAGCTTTTCGACTGCACGTTGGTTTGGACACCGAGATGCATGGCGAGCAGTTCGGGCAGCCAGATGGCCTCGGTCCGAAGCGGAAAGGTGTTGCCCCAGTA
This genomic interval from Verrucomicrobiota bacterium contains the following:
- a CDS encoding type II secretion system protein — translated: MRPTLRTTRICFGPTGGARAFTLIELLVVIAIIAILAGMLLPALAKAKAKGHEASCLNNERQLGLAIGLYTQEADERLPLPRNWGRYWGNTFPLRTEAIWLPELLAMHLGVQTNVQSKSFQCAGGIKGIQLRNDVLWTRVVANFTNTYVWNHIYWNRQINNYDLPRPVSGRHDSASVRPQDAVLIWEMPYWDFRTMPHNMGINLVYKDGHAGRYKGLPSENDWWSFHSQDGWDF